A region of Corynebacterium glucuronolyticum DSM 44120 DNA encodes the following proteins:
- a CDS encoding methylmalonyl-CoA mutase family protein: MTDAHNGTPLPADFEETQQEWCKAAAKVFARVHKKDVADVPLDIWKRLIRTTYDDIKIKPLFTRADELAEAPEPGKFPYLRGAKGPSEKAEGWGITERFGAEGDAKTTNEKVLHALNYGTNSIVVDLRGDDHIAPADLKQALDKVLFAYAPVRLEAGKDAVEAAKVLLELASGQEKEEEIHIEFGASPLTASYDDSESVSIDDAVELAKLGNEAKADARAILVDGVSFSNQGASDGEEIGFVLAAAVEYLRKLVDAGLSAEDAFNQLSFRFAATDEQFNEITKFRAARILWARVAEVLGVPELAAHTPQHAITAPVMFTQRDPWVNMLRSTVAAFSAGVGGSTDMEVLPFDFAIKGGLPNTSRDFVHRIARNTNLLLIEESHLGYVIDPAGGAYYAEKLTQEVAETAWKLFTEVESKGGFTAAADFIRETLDATSKARYEDISRRKKSVTAINEFPNLAEKPLSKESRTEPKGVRRWAAEFEAMRNRSDDYLEEHGVRPTVGLIPLGPLAKHNIRTGWITNLVGTGGIAVNNPGQVVPGEDGFKEAADAADILIICGNDKEYEASGLEALKALRETGKTILLAGSEKSFEGKEDAPDGYLNVKINAGETLSDMLTKLGA, translated from the coding sequence GTGACTGATGCACACAACGGCACTCCGTTGCCGGCTGATTTCGAAGAAACTCAGCAAGAATGGTGCAAGGCAGCTGCGAAGGTCTTCGCTCGTGTCCACAAGAAGGACGTCGCTGACGTTCCGCTGGACATCTGGAAGCGCCTCATCCGCACCACTTACGATGACATTAAAATTAAACCGCTCTTTACCCGTGCCGACGAGCTAGCGGAAGCACCGGAACCCGGTAAGTTCCCGTACCTCCGCGGTGCCAAGGGGCCAAGCGAAAAGGCTGAGGGTTGGGGCATCACCGAGCGCTTCGGTGCTGAGGGCGATGCAAAGACGACCAACGAAAAGGTCCTGCACGCTCTTAACTACGGCACGAACTCCATCGTCGTCGACCTGCGAGGCGATGACCATATTGCGCCCGCAGATCTGAAGCAGGCGCTGGACAAGGTGCTCTTCGCTTACGCTCCGGTCCGCTTGGAAGCCGGCAAGGATGCCGTTGAGGCCGCCAAGGTTCTCCTTGAGCTCGCCTCCGGTCAGGAGAAGGAAGAGGAGATCCACATCGAGTTCGGTGCTTCTCCGCTTACCGCTTCTTACGATGACTCCGAGTCCGTGTCTATCGACGATGCAGTCGAGCTAGCCAAGCTCGGCAATGAGGCAAAGGCTGATGCTCGCGCCATCCTCGTCGATGGCGTCAGCTTCTCCAACCAGGGTGCCTCTGACGGCGAGGAAATCGGTTTCGTACTCGCCGCTGCTGTCGAGTACCTCCGTAAGCTTGTCGACGCAGGCCTGAGTGCGGAGGATGCATTCAACCAGCTGTCCTTCCGCTTCGCAGCAACTGACGAGCAGTTCAACGAGATCACCAAGTTCCGCGCCGCCCGCATCCTCTGGGCGCGTGTGGCAGAGGTTCTCGGTGTACCCGAGCTCGCCGCGCACACGCCGCAGCACGCCATCACCGCCCCGGTGATGTTCACCCAGCGTGATCCGTGGGTCAACATGCTCCGCAGCACGGTGGCAGCATTCTCCGCCGGTGTTGGCGGATCGACCGATATGGAAGTTCTGCCCTTCGACTTCGCTATCAAGGGTGGCCTTCCGAACACGTCCCGCGACTTCGTCCACCGCATTGCGCGCAACACGAACCTCCTCCTCATCGAGGAGTCGCACCTTGGCTACGTCATCGACCCCGCCGGTGGTGCTTACTACGCGGAGAAGCTGACCCAAGAGGTCGCAGAAACTGCGTGGAAGCTGTTCACCGAGGTCGAGTCCAAGGGCGGCTTCACCGCAGCAGCAGACTTCATCCGCGAGACCCTCGATGCCACCTCCAAGGCTCGCTACGAGGATATTTCTCGCCGCAAGAAGTCCGTTACGGCCATCAACGAGTTCCCGAACTTGGCGGAGAAGCCACTGTCCAAGGAATCTCGCACGGAGCCCAAGGGTGTTCGCCGTTGGGCAGCCGAGTTCGAGGCAATGCGCAACCGCTCCGACGACTACCTCGAGGAGCACGGTGTTCGTCCGACTGTCGGCCTCATCCCGCTCGGCCCGCTGGCCAAGCACAACATCCGTACTGGCTGGATCACCAACCTCGTGGGTACCGGCGGCATTGCCGTCAATAACCCCGGTCAGGTTGTCCCCGGCGAGGACGGATTCAAAGAAGCAGCCGATGCCGCCGACATCCTCATCATCTGCGGTAACGACAAGGAGTACGAGGCCAGCGGCCTCGAGGCTCTCAAGGCACTGCGTGAGACCGGAAAGACGATCCTGCTTGCCGGCTCTGAGAAGAGCTTCGAAGGCAAGGAAGACGCTCCCGATGGTTACCTCAACGTGAAGATCAACGCAGGCGAAACCCTGTCCGACATGCTCACCAAGCTTGGTGCCTAG
- a CDS encoding TVP38/TMEM64 family protein translates to MTAIFRTAVNWISQFADFCRTVVTDAIATFMAFPRWKKLALIVAAVTAVALLIFVDVPSVELLRQWADKAGDWFFLLYFLIYVFFTQFPIPRTFFTLMSGIFFGPVRGCLLALTATTVSAIISFVIVRHFLRDWMAPKLSHPAVAGIDERLRQRGWLSVTCLRMIAGIPFFVLNYSTAVSSIRFLPYIVATFIGLAPNTIAIVLLGDTLTGHVNPALLLVSAVLLVLGVSGLILDAKLPVRENRHSTSTQLSAPERG, encoded by the coding sequence ATGACAGCTATTTTCCGCACGGCGGTGAACTGGATTAGCCAATTCGCCGACTTTTGTCGCACCGTCGTAACCGATGCCATTGCCACCTTCATGGCCTTCCCACGCTGGAAAAAGCTTGCTCTCATTGTGGCCGCAGTAACAGCTGTTGCACTTCTCATCTTCGTCGACGTGCCGAGTGTCGAGTTGCTTCGCCAGTGGGCGGATAAGGCTGGGGATTGGTTCTTCCTCCTCTATTTCCTCATTTACGTCTTTTTCACTCAGTTCCCCATTCCTCGTACGTTCTTCACTTTGATGTCGGGGATCTTCTTTGGCCCGGTACGTGGCTGCCTTCTTGCACTCACTGCGACAACAGTCTCGGCAATCATATCTTTCGTTATCGTTCGTCATTTCTTGCGGGATTGGATGGCACCGAAGCTCAGCCACCCCGCTGTCGCCGGTATCGATGAGCGCCTTCGCCAGCGCGGTTGGCTCTCGGTGACGTGTTTGCGAATGATCGCAGGGATCCCGTTCTTCGTCCTTAACTACTCCACGGCTGTCAGCTCTATTCGTTTCCTACCCTACATCGTCGCAACTTTTATCGGCTTGGCTCCGAATACGATCGCGATTGTTCTTCTCGGCGACACGCTCACTGGGCACGTGAACCCCGCTCTCCTCTTGGTATCCGCTGTGCTGCTTGTCCTCGGCGTGTCCGGCCTCATCCTCGATGCCAAACTCCCCGTCCGGGAAAATCGACACTCCACCTCGACCCAATTGTCTGCGCCGGAGCGGGGTTAG
- a CDS encoding SPFH domain-containing protein has protein sequence MSFILFGLILLLVVVVVARSIALVPQGTAAVIERLGRYTRTVEGGITLLVPFVDRIRAKIDTRERVVSFPPQAVITEDNLTVAIDIVVTFQINDPKLAIYGVDNYIVGVEQISVATLRDVVGGMTLEETLTSRDVINRRLRGELDSATTKWGLRISRVELKAIDPPPSIQQSMEKQMKADREKRAMILTAEGQREADIRTAEGEKQARILMAEGEKSAAILSAEAERQAMILRAEGERAARYLEAQGEAKAIQKINASIKAAKVTPEVLAYQYLEKLPKIAEGQSSKVWMIPSEFGDSLERFAKSFARKDDDDVFRYEPAPVDSEGLDIVEDKETDSWFSTESDPEIAAAVAKANREATRPVDPAPHEAAKAKRDEKLAAERAESPVNTNPAALEAPQTQFSQRWTGEDETPVTPPAPTGGAHQATPETEARQLPHFGE, from the coding sequence ATGTCTTTTATATTATTCGGGCTTATTCTTCTCCTGGTTGTCGTTGTTGTGGCACGCTCCATTGCTCTGGTCCCGCAAGGAACAGCGGCAGTCATCGAGCGTCTCGGTCGCTACACGCGCACAGTGGAGGGCGGAATAACGCTCCTAGTTCCGTTCGTCGACCGCATCCGCGCCAAGATTGATACTCGTGAGCGGGTCGTCAGCTTTCCTCCTCAGGCAGTCATCACTGAGGATAACCTCACCGTGGCGATTGATATCGTCGTCACTTTTCAAATCAACGATCCGAAGCTGGCCATCTACGGTGTGGACAACTACATCGTTGGTGTTGAGCAGATTTCTGTTGCCACACTCCGCGATGTTGTCGGTGGTATGACTTTGGAGGAGACGCTTACCTCCCGTGACGTCATTAACCGGAGGCTGCGTGGTGAGCTTGACTCCGCCACCACCAAATGGGGGCTGAGGATTTCTCGCGTAGAGCTGAAAGCAATTGATCCGCCACCGTCGATCCAACAGTCTATGGAGAAGCAGATGAAGGCGGACCGCGAGAAGCGTGCAATGATCCTCACAGCAGAAGGCCAACGCGAGGCTGATATCCGCACAGCCGAGGGCGAAAAGCAGGCTCGCATTCTGATGGCTGAGGGTGAAAAGTCAGCCGCCATTTTGAGTGCTGAGGCAGAACGTCAAGCGATGATTCTCCGCGCGGAAGGCGAGCGAGCAGCCCGCTACTTAGAGGCGCAGGGTGAAGCTAAGGCCATCCAGAAGATCAATGCTTCCATTAAGGCTGCGAAAGTCACGCCTGAAGTGCTGGCCTACCAGTACTTGGAGAAGCTGCCGAAGATCGCAGAGGGACAGTCGTCCAAGGTGTGGATGATCCCGAGTGAATTCGGTGATTCTCTTGAACGTTTTGCCAAATCGTTCGCCAGGAAAGACGATGACGACGTCTTCCGTTACGAGCCGGCCCCCGTGGACTCAGAGGGCTTGGATATCGTTGAAGATAAGGAGACAGATTCCTGGTTCTCGACTGAATCAGACCCAGAGATTGCCGCTGCCGTGGCAAAGGCAAATAGGGAAGCCACAAGGCCCGTTGATCCTGCACCGCACGAGGCTGCAAAGGCAAAGCGAGACGAGAAGCTAGCCGCCGAGCGCGCGGAAAGCCCAGTTAACACAAACCCTGCTGCACTGGAGGCTCCTCAGACTCAGTTCTCCCAAAGGTGGACGGGAGAGGACGAAACGCCAGTCACTCCACCGGCTCCCACCGGGGGTGCGCACCAGGCCACGCCTGAAACTGAAGCACGTCAACTTCCACACTTCGGCGAATAG
- a CDS encoding NfeD family protein, with protein MGSLVWLIAALALGAAELAVGDFTLLMLALAALGTAGVSLAGVPLAAEIIAFAIFAIGLLFLLRPWLRRRMMKSPILDTSQKALEGKTGHVLETVSAHSGQIRLDGSIWSAQSLDPSREFLPGEVVRVVSIEGNTAVVWEDVQA; from the coding sequence GTGGGTTCTTTAGTCTGGTTAATTGCAGCACTGGCGCTCGGCGCAGCCGAGTTAGCTGTCGGTGACTTCACACTCTTGATGCTTGCGCTTGCCGCCCTGGGCACCGCCGGTGTTTCCCTCGCGGGCGTTCCGCTCGCAGCGGAGATCATCGCTTTCGCTATCTTTGCCATCGGACTTCTTTTTCTCCTTCGCCCCTGGCTTAGGCGCCGCATGATGAAGAGCCCCATCCTCGACACCTCGCAGAAAGCACTTGAAGGGAAAACCGGCCACGTGCTCGAAACAGTGAGCGCTCACTCCGGACAGATCCGGCTGGACGGATCCATCTGGTCCGCGCAGAGTCTTGACCCTTCACGCGAATTCCTGCCTGGAGAAGTCGTGCGTGTCGTGAGTATTGAGGGAAATACCGCAGTGGTTTGGGAAGACGTCCAGGCGTAG
- a CDS encoding DUF3097 domain-containing protein, whose translation MNRYSGNIFDGHARNRPRQYKEVVAKLGTVFEVVADGYVGAVVGWEKTPQGDMLRLEDRYGKTRIFPVRAGAFMVDGVRVTPTRYIPPQQPRHSNSGSRFVENHQARTALPSRIWVEGIHDAAIVERIWGHDLRVEGVAVEYLEGLDNLPDKLREFQPREGRRVGVLADHLVRGSKETRLTDSVGPHVLVTGHPFIDIWAAVKPAAVGIRAWPDVPRGEDWKQGVCDRLGWHEPKEGWNRVYNAVHSYKDVDSTLINAVERLVDFVTNPQLAKEDLQ comes from the coding sequence ATGAACCGGTACTCAGGCAATATTTTTGACGGACATGCGCGGAACCGACCCCGCCAATATAAAGAGGTGGTGGCGAAACTTGGAACTGTTTTCGAGGTTGTCGCAGATGGTTACGTAGGCGCGGTTGTCGGCTGGGAGAAGACACCTCAAGGTGACATGCTCCGCTTGGAGGATCGGTACGGAAAGACGCGGATATTTCCTGTACGAGCGGGGGCTTTCATGGTCGACGGCGTGCGTGTCACCCCCACGCGCTATATTCCGCCGCAGCAACCGCGCCATTCCAACTCTGGATCGCGGTTTGTTGAGAACCACCAGGCTCGAACCGCGCTCCCGTCCCGCATTTGGGTCGAGGGGATTCACGATGCCGCCATCGTCGAGCGAATCTGGGGTCATGACCTGCGCGTAGAGGGTGTGGCAGTGGAATACTTGGAGGGACTCGATAACTTGCCGGATAAACTGCGAGAATTCCAACCGCGCGAGGGACGACGCGTAGGAGTTCTGGCTGATCATCTCGTCCGAGGATCAAAAGAAACCCGCCTGACGGACTCCGTCGGTCCGCACGTCCTCGTCACAGGCCACCCTTTCATCGATATTTGGGCAGCTGTGAAGCCGGCGGCAGTAGGAATCCGTGCCTGGCCAGATGTACCACGAGGGGAGGACTGGAAACAGGGAGTATGCGATCGTTTGGGGTGGCACGAGCCGAAGGAAGGGTGGAACCGTGTGTACAACGCCGTCCATTCGTACAAGGATGTCGATTCCACGCTCATCAACGCCGTGGAGAGACTCGTAGATTTCGTCACTAACCCGCAACTTGCAAAGGAAGATCTGCAGTAA
- a CDS encoding ferrochelatase — translation MASLGFTDENSLSASSARRGTNTESSGDKKCALMILSFGGPEHHDHVRPFLENVTRGRGIPPERLDEVEVHYHHLGGVSPLNALNREIINNVEEELSARGRDLPVYFGNRNWHPFIEETVEEMVGDGITHVYVFATSAWGGSSGCRQYDEDIERALNHLERKDLPRLTMVKLRQFFDHPGFINPSVESVKRAFSQFSREDTPRLVFTGHSIPTAADEHSGVPADGTLYSNQIRATCAIIAERLGIPNYDLVWQSRSGSPHTPWLEPDIVDHARDLHERGINDLVVYPVGFISDHTEVVWDLDNELKVAADEWGMTIVRAATVGPTPDFTAMIVDLIEEYEAGKAPLRIKGPITVALRGCSLNGAPCAEGCCVSARPMHGNGHGSSKHGHTAHAHEAEGHR, via the coding sequence ATGGCTTCCTTAGGTTTCACCGACGAAAATTCCTTGTCAGCATCATCCGCACGGCGGGGCACAAACACAGAAAGTTCCGGCGATAAGAAATGCGCCCTCATGATTCTCTCGTTTGGCGGGCCGGAGCACCATGATCACGTCCGGCCATTCTTGGAAAACGTCACCCGTGGTCGCGGGATTCCGCCGGAGCGCCTGGACGAAGTGGAAGTCCACTACCACCATCTGGGTGGTGTCAGCCCTCTGAACGCACTGAACCGAGAGATCATCAACAATGTAGAAGAAGAGCTCAGCGCGCGAGGTAGGGATCTTCCGGTTTATTTTGGCAACAGAAACTGGCATCCGTTCATCGAAGAAACCGTCGAAGAGATGGTGGGAGACGGAATCACGCATGTCTACGTCTTCGCAACGTCTGCGTGGGGAGGTAGCAGCGGTTGTAGGCAATACGACGAGGACATCGAGCGTGCGCTCAACCACTTGGAACGCAAAGACCTCCCGCGTCTAACAATGGTGAAGCTTCGCCAATTCTTCGATCATCCCGGGTTTATCAACCCCTCAGTGGAGTCTGTGAAACGAGCTTTCTCACAGTTCAGCAGAGAGGATACACCCCGCCTAGTCTTCACCGGCCACTCGATTCCCACTGCTGCCGATGAACACTCCGGTGTACCCGCTGACGGGACCCTGTATTCTAACCAGATTCGTGCAACGTGCGCCATCATCGCCGAGCGTCTCGGGATTCCAAATTATGACCTTGTGTGGCAGTCGCGCTCTGGTTCCCCCCACACCCCGTGGCTCGAGCCAGACATAGTCGACCATGCGCGAGACCTCCACGAACGTGGCATCAATGACCTTGTTGTCTATCCGGTTGGATTCATCTCCGACCACACCGAGGTGGTCTGGGATCTTGATAACGAACTGAAGGTTGCAGCAGACGAATGGGGAATGACCATCGTTCGTGCTGCGACCGTTGGTCCTACACCTGACTTCACGGCGATGATCGTCGACCTCATTGAGGAATATGAAGCCGGCAAAGCACCACTACGTATAAAAGGCCCCATCACAGTCGCGCTACGCGGTTGCTCCCTTAATGGTGCACCTTGCGCAGAGGGGTGTTGTGTCTCTGCGCGTCCAATGCACGGCAATGGGCATGGGAGCTCGAAGCATGGTCATACCGCTCACGCTCATGAGGCTGAAGGGCATAGGTAA
- a CDS encoding DIP1281 family NlpC/P60 protein: MVCFSPVRRLKKRAVSIGAVSIITMMAATNVPVASTQDIDASQLTQLATQLSSAVSDISALEAQMGGLQEAVNQALVDLKDAQIIAEAARQNAAAANQELDEATLEVSNAQDRLDELARTAYRHGSTSAHSSMLSSSSDAKRELDRFTFLRRQTAEQRGVVDALDAERTKKANKESALRAAQQEAEQRERDALAAEQSAKDAIAQHTLELSAKQNERQQLLDQAREVKQEIDRLKGLRAGETNEIGAQVLPSNQGVTDPGADTAAPAPIREADQTATSAAPQPETGSDAPGSSAAPQADNSNGGATATANGNVDAQLVGGAADGEQGSSASGSSVPEVADRVGGGAPAPREIDYLQLANTAVNTAQAVVDSGLLDPGTLDDPFKTVDALGNVLPALSGSSSLSSTTADVASGNGGTSGNATTESDLLDALTNLGNSGLSDESNGAGKYLDLGTMEDLSDKASSAITGSKNQRIETVIARAKSQLGTPYAWGGGNASGPTKGIRDGGVADTYGDYNKVGFDCSGLVLYAFAGAGIALPHYTGYQYQRGTKVDISQIQRGDLLFWGPSGNQHVAIYLGDGQMIEAPQSGGVVQISSVRYGGMAPNAVRLI, translated from the coding sequence GTGGTTTGCTTTTCTCCAGTCCGTCGACTGAAAAAACGCGCCGTTTCAATCGGTGCGGTGAGCATCATAACGATGATGGCTGCTACCAACGTACCTGTTGCATCGACCCAAGATATCGATGCCAGTCAGCTGACACAGTTGGCGACTCAGCTATCAAGCGCCGTTTCAGACATTTCCGCGCTTGAGGCTCAGATGGGTGGCCTGCAAGAAGCCGTTAATCAAGCCCTCGTGGATCTGAAGGATGCACAGATCATTGCCGAGGCGGCCCGGCAAAATGCTGCAGCGGCAAATCAGGAGCTTGATGAGGCAACGTTGGAGGTCTCCAACGCCCAAGATCGGCTCGACGAACTAGCTCGCACCGCCTATCGACACGGCTCAACAAGTGCACACTCATCGATGCTCTCATCCAGTAGCGATGCCAAGCGTGAGCTTGACAGGTTCACATTCCTACGACGCCAGACGGCAGAACAGCGCGGTGTCGTTGATGCGCTGGATGCAGAACGGACAAAGAAGGCCAACAAGGAGTCCGCTCTTCGCGCAGCTCAACAAGAGGCTGAGCAGCGAGAACGGGATGCGCTCGCGGCGGAACAATCTGCCAAGGATGCAATTGCGCAGCATACGCTCGAGCTGTCTGCAAAGCAGAACGAGCGGCAGCAGCTACTCGATCAGGCCCGCGAGGTAAAACAGGAGATCGATCGGCTCAAGGGGCTACGCGCGGGTGAGACGAATGAGATCGGCGCGCAGGTTCTTCCCAGCAATCAAGGCGTGACCGATCCAGGTGCTGATACTGCTGCTCCGGCTCCGATCCGCGAGGCAGACCAGACGGCGACTTCTGCAGCGCCCCAACCTGAGACAGGCTCGGATGCACCAGGGTCTTCCGCAGCTCCTCAGGCCGACAATTCCAACGGTGGAGCCACGGCAACCGCAAATGGGAACGTGGATGCACAACTGGTAGGTGGAGCAGCCGATGGGGAACAGGGTTCGTCCGCCTCAGGGTCTAGTGTTCCGGAGGTTGCAGATCGCGTAGGCGGCGGGGCACCGGCTCCTCGTGAGATTGATTACTTGCAGCTGGCCAACACCGCAGTTAACACCGCTCAAGCTGTTGTTGATTCTGGTCTCCTGGATCCGGGAACACTGGATGACCCCTTTAAGACAGTCGATGCCCTCGGCAACGTACTCCCTGCTCTCTCCGGTTCCTCCTCATTGAGTTCCACGACGGCTGATGTCGCCTCGGGCAACGGTGGTACCTCTGGCAACGCCACGACGGAGTCGGACCTGCTCGATGCCCTGACTAATTTGGGCAATTCCGGTCTCTCGGATGAGTCGAATGGAGCCGGAAAGTACTTGGATCTCGGCACCATGGAGGATCTCTCCGACAAGGCGTCGTCGGCTATCACCGGCTCAAAGAATCAACGCATCGAGACGGTTATTGCCCGTGCGAAGAGCCAGCTTGGTACTCCCTACGCGTGGGGTGGCGGTAATGCATCCGGCCCAACAAAGGGAATTCGCGACGGTGGAGTCGCGGACACGTATGGCGACTACAACAAGGTTGGTTTCGACTGCTCCGGGCTTGTGCTTTATGCCTTTGCCGGTGCTGGCATTGCCCTTCCGCACTACACTGGCTACCAATACCAGCGCGGAACCAAGGTAGATATCAGCCAGATTCAGCGCGGCGACCTGCTCTTCTGGGGGCCATCAGGAAATCAGCACGTGGCGATTTACCTTGGTGACGGCCAGATGATCGAGGCACCACAATCAGGTGGAGTTGTGCAGATTAGCTCTGTTCGTTACGGTGGCATGGCTCCCAACGCCGTACGCCTCATCTAG
- a CDS encoding Rv1476 family membrane protein, whose product MIPEDVDINELVHELDADGVYIGSLADQYPSMEEQLIAVTQKAEEQGIGDMKIAFIDQTPAHTADLRDIAQELLNNTGADLVLVRNPMSGAVVSTDVSRATLEAAQYHFLADPDYVRASNFFVDYVSSSSIPWALVGIVVLIGLVLVAAGTWFFARRSRPA is encoded by the coding sequence GTGATTCCAGAGGACGTGGATATCAATGAACTGGTTCATGAGCTCGATGCTGATGGCGTATACATTGGTTCACTTGCGGATCAATACCCAAGCATGGAAGAGCAGCTCATCGCTGTCACACAGAAGGCTGAAGAGCAAGGGATCGGCGATATGAAAATCGCCTTCATTGACCAAACGCCCGCTCATACTGCTGATTTACGAGATATTGCGCAGGAGTTACTCAACAACACGGGGGCAGATCTGGTCCTTGTTCGTAATCCGATGTCTGGTGCCGTCGTCTCCACTGATGTCTCCCGTGCGACTCTTGAGGCTGCTCAGTATCATTTCCTTGCCGATCCCGATTACGTACGCGCCTCTAACTTCTTCGTCGATTATGTGTCATCCAGTAGTATCCCGTGGGCGCTCGTTGGAATCGTCGTTCTCATTGGGCTAGTGCTGGTTGCTGCCGGTACCTGGTTCTTCGCCCGCCGTTCGCGGCCTGCCTAA